The Natronogracilivirga saccharolytica region ACTTCAGAGGGCATTAGACGGTTACAACCTTCTCATTAACAATTATCATAATCTAAAGGAGGTTCAGGATCTGCTAAAGCATAAGATTCAGATGATGGTTAACTGGCTGAATACTATAATATTCAGTAACGGTGACATTCCGATGTTTAACGATAGCACACAAGGTCAAGCTTTAGATCCGAAAACCATCCTGGACTATGCAAAACAGTTCGGATTTCATCCTGGACCGCTACAATTGAGCGAATCCGGATATCGAAAATTTGAGGTCGCTGATACTGAAATAGTGACAGATGTTGGGCCCTCCGGTCCGGATTACCAGCCTGGGCATGCGCATTGCGACATATTTTCTTTTGTCCTTTATCATAATGGTAAACCGGTTATTGTTGACCGTGGAATATCCACCTATCAAAAGAATTATCTCAGGGAAGAGGAGAGGGGGACTGCCTCTCATAATACGGTGATGGTTAACGGGGAGGAGCAGTCGGATGTTTGGTGTGGTTTTCGATTAGGACGCCGTGCAAGAACCACTATTCGAGAAGATCGAAATGATTATTTATCGGCCGAACATGATGGTTACCGGTTTTTAGGTATAACACACCATCGAACATGGTCTTTAAAGGACAGCATGCTGGAGGTCAATGACCACATTTCCGGTCCGGATCATGATGCCGAGGCATACTTTCACTTTCCGCCTGATATAACACCCCGGCAGCTATCCGGTCAAAAGTATCAATGCGGTCCGCTTGTATTCCGGTTTCATGGAGCAGAGCATGTGAACACCGATACGTATGAATATTGTCAGGGCTTTAACAAACGAACACCCTCAAAAAAGCTTGTTGTCCGGTTCCGGGGAGAGCTGCAAACCGTAATTTCAAAATGAACATACTCTTTATAACCGACAATTTTCCGCCTGAGGTTAATGCACCGGCTACCAGGACCTATGAACACTGCAAGGAATGGGTCAGGCAGGGAGCCCGTGTTACTGTCATCACAGGAGCGCCCAATTTTCCACAGGGGAAAGTGTTCGACGGGTATAAGAACAAATTATATCAGAAAGAGGTCGTAGACGGCATTCAAGTGGTAAGGGTCTGGACGTACATAACCCGAAACCAGGGGTTTATGCGCCGGACGCTGGATTATCTCAGCTTTGCTTTTACCTCTTTTCTTGCAGGGCTGTTTCAAAAAGCCGATGTTATTGTCGCAACATCGCCTCAGTTTTTTACAACCTGGGCGGGATGGGCGCTGTCCAAATTGAAGCGGAAGCCATGGGTTTTTGAGCTCAGGGATTTATGGCCGGAATCCATAAAATCAGTCGGCGCACTGAATGACGGCAAGCTCTATCAATTTCTCGAGAAAATAGAACTTGGCTTGTACGACAGTGCCGATCACATCATTCCCAATACGGATGCCTTTCGCAAAAACCTGATTGAACGGGGGGTCGATAAGAACGGCATTTCTGTTATTACCAATGGCTCCAACCTGGATCTGTTTACGCCTCCGCCTAACGGTCAAACCGATGCACTGAAAGCCAAATTGGGGATATCGGATAAATTTACTGTCGGATATATCGGCACGCACGGTATGGCTCATGCCCTTGATTTTATTGTTGATTCGGTGTATGAAATGCAGGATGCCAACATACATTTTTTGTTTATCGGAGATGGAGCGGAGAAAGAAAACATCAGACAAAAAGTTGAAAAATATAAACTTACTAATGTGACGATGCTCGATCCCGTTCCTAAAAATGACATGCCGCTGTATTTATCAATTATAGATGTTTCGTTAGTTCCCTTGAAAAAGAGCGATACATTCAAAACAGTGATACCGTCCAAAATTTTTGAAGCAGCAGCAATGGACAAACCGGTGCTTCTGGGAGTGGACGGACAGGCAAGAAAAATAATTGAAAAGTATGAATCAGGGTTGTATTTTAATCCCGAAAATAAAGCGGACTTCATCGAGAAAACCCGTTTAATCGCTGACAACAAAGAACTATATAAGTCACTCGCCCGCAACTGCCGTAGGCTGGCAACCGACTTTGACAGAAAAAAACTTGCTAATGAAATGCTTGAGGTATTGTCAAGAGTTTAATCCACTCAGTTTCATTAATAAGACCGAGCACACGCGAGTCGCAGAATACAAAACTATGTCTAAATATTAAAAAAAATTAATATTTAGCGTTTTTATTTGTATCTTGCCGCGAACATCAAGAAACAATATTTGTGATATAACACAATAACTTACTGAACGGTAATACATTATGGAGGTATTTTACAGCCTGCCCATACAAATGATTTTAGCTTTCATCATCGCATCCGGTGTAGCATGGTATGCTATACCCGTCATCATCAGGGTTTCGTATGAAAAAGGTTTGCTGGATGTTCCTGACGAGGACAGAAAACGTCATAAAAGGATGACGTCTAACCTGGGCGGTATGGCCATATTCATCAGTGTCAGTTTCACCTATCTGTTTTTTAACAACAACACTCTG contains the following coding sequences:
- a CDS encoding glycosyltransferase family 4 protein; amino-acid sequence: MNILFITDNFPPEVNAPATRTYEHCKEWVRQGARVTVITGAPNFPQGKVFDGYKNKLYQKEVVDGIQVVRVWTYITRNQGFMRRTLDYLSFAFTSFLAGLFQKADVIVATSPQFFTTWAGWALSKLKRKPWVFELRDLWPESIKSVGALNDGKLYQFLEKIELGLYDSADHIIPNTDAFRKNLIERGVDKNGISVITNGSNLDLFTPPPNGQTDALKAKLGISDKFTVGYIGTHGMAHALDFIVDSVYEMQDANIHFLFIGDGAEKENIRQKVEKYKLTNVTMLDPVPKNDMPLYLSIIDVSLVPLKKSDTFKTVIPSKIFEAAAMDKPVLLGVDGQARKIIEKYESGLYFNPENKADFIEKTRLIADNKELYKSLARNCRRLATDFDRKKLANEMLEVLSRV
- a CDS encoding alginate lyase family protein yields the protein MRDQLFPVEVPVVKNASGFQEIKLHPFPKQFKHYFGDGKFFLLNKKFAFDETICWNYTGYGKLWAYHLNYFDFLHQPGMMWDTGKELIDDFLKDIQKRKIGMEPYPISLRTINWVKFMTVHNCYSQEIVDSLNAHFQVLQKKLEFHLLANHLLENGFSLLFGAVFFQDEKITHLTRRILTSELEEQILDDGAHFELSPMYHVILLQRALDGYNLLINNYHNLKEVQDLLKHKIQMMVNWLNTIIFSNGDIPMFNDSTQGQALDPKTILDYAKQFGFHPGPLQLSESGYRKFEVADTEIVTDVGPSGPDYQPGHAHCDIFSFVLYHNGKPVIVDRGISTYQKNYLREEERGTASHNTVMVNGEEQSDVWCGFRLGRRARTTIREDRNDYLSAEHDGYRFLGITHHRTWSLKDSMLEVNDHISGPDHDAEAYFHFPPDITPRQLSGQKYQCGPLVFRFHGAEHVNTDTYEYCQGFNKRTPSKKLVVRFRGELQTVISK